Proteins from a single region of Gambusia affinis linkage group LG12, SWU_Gaff_1.0, whole genome shotgun sequence:
- the LOC122841469 gene encoding SUN domain-containing ossification factor-like isoform X2, whose protein sequence is MKMTQLLWRSVSVWLCIAVLFWCVSCYAGSTEPQPEAQNHASSQDFQSTEDSGDPDPNEKNEDVWSLPENGKLSGDHQHNGEQLTQEVEHAEAVGSEETTEEAEPEEDGRLSQPERNPERQQAETSGSEEPDSEPPPLPTNSLSVISAPYKDDPNVNSVHMVTTNSDGSEAAAPEVTDFDLLPVDCEEEEEEDNPYDGSSPPVVLENTSNAHTTGTKAEVAPPLSPPSSKHLEANASHMLKEQDLSSPVSADTDSTASGKDPEDIPTFDEWKRKMMEVEKEKTLSTHTSNNGGSHTVKKVQKNFHNYASVECGAKLLGANPEAKSTSAILKENMDLYMLNPCSTKIWFIIELCEPIQLKQLDIANFELFSSTPKDFLVSISDRYPTNKWSKLGTFHARDERTVQSFPLDEHLYAKYMKMFTKYIKVELVSHFGSEHFCPLSLIRVFGTSMVEEYEIADPPERPEDQDDDLDYPPGSVPGEDKSKNLIGSAKDAIFNMVKDFAVVLGGNQETTGNLSSQDVNISEQSQQPETATETSTADLESVPNAADMQGLTDSSAPDTSTTENCEEKLPLVEDKIVIPLGKEEEESITSTIILLDKEEELEDDKKDNQKRDGENMEYCAVRSSSCSCTTSFQEFLRQQCSASLSKKRTCQTVDIVETIPSVVTPSAPPSSSAQPEPQPHPGEADQSDETDAASELQPDRDETDAEAAPPSENPEGSVSEHNDLEPSQIPILPAPSATESSSAKATPVVETPDVSSEEPKQQSGPEKSQDMSAEEKLVEPSLSLSGSSAEVKPSVSADNDPTEEKPNVVPAQEETSASNETQDNLNLTPVSSSASSKNQVELPESLPTLSEVPPMVADMTAEPEPAPSPITDAKTDVPAEEFPVPSGGQDQLFRPSVPTSTSPTSPSLLDIYAEPFNGTEQNGNQVHGSSQKESVFMRLNNRIKALEVNMSLSGRYLEQLSQRYRKQMEEMQRAFNKTIVKLQNTSRIAEEQDLRQTESIQLLQGQLENVTQLVLNLSVRVSQLQNEVSDRQNYLLLSLVLCVCLGILLCVNHVRIAVRPTADPEPPSTKSPTYCSPERKYPPCDEMGLKRRASYPLVNSETFQLANAEGMLHAEENSSLCPANRKRRRRKLKPPDRVETLKPYFQSAPELCNGAVGRSRGDVTAHAAPLIKHLLQPVFRDSPSEGSSEGSSQSDDPSFCGITSACSRICDGLPPVKTRAEKRALRRRRLKPACAVVDLLHAPRRDGNEPAPVTLQDIIVNKKTEHNSGPLVAIPGPV, encoded by the exons ATGAAGATGACACAACTGTTGTGGCGAAGTGTGTCAGTGTGGCTATGTATAGCTGTACTCTTTTG GTGCGTTAGTTGCTACGCGGGATCCACGGAGCCACAGCCAGAGGCTCAGAATCATGCGTCCTCCCAGGACTTCCAGTCGACGGAGGACTCAGGGGATCCAGACCCAAATGAGAAG AATGAAGACGTCTGGAGTTTACCTGAAAACGGGAAGCTGTCTGGAGATCATCAGCATAACGGAGAACAGCTGACACAAGAAGTGGAACATGCTGAG GCCGTTGGATCAGAGGAGACGACTGAAGAAGCAGAGCCGGAGGAAGACGGGAGGCTTTCGCAACCCGAGCGGAACCCTGAACGTCAACAAGCAGAAACATCTGGATCCGAAGAGCCGGATTCTGAACCGCCACCGCTTCCCACGAACTCCCTGTCTGTTATTTCTGCTCCATACAAAGATGATCCCAACGTAAACAGCGTCCACATGGTCACCACAAACAG TGATGGATCTGAAGCAGCTGCACCTGAGGTCACCGACTTCGACCTGCTTCCAGTCGactgtgaagaagaagaagaggaggacaaCCCATACGATGGCAG CAGCCCTCCAGTAGTGCTGGAGAACACCTCCAATGCGCACACCACAGGTACTAAAGCCGAAGTGGCCCCCCCTCTGAGTCCTCCCAGCAGTAAGCATCTGGAAGCCAACGCGTCGCACATGCTGAAAGAGCAG GACTTGAGCTCCCCTGTCAGCGCCGACACGGACTCCACTGCGAGCGGCAAAGACCCCGAGGACATCCCCACTTTTGACGAGTGGAAGCGGAAGATGATGGAAGTGGAGAAAGAGAAGA CTCTGTCCACTCACACCTCTAACAACGGAGGGTCTCATACGGTGAAAAAAGTCCAGAAGAACTTCCATAACTACGCCTCGGTAGAGTGCGGGGCCAAGTTACTCGGTGCTAACCCAGAGGCGAAG AGCACTTCGGCCATCTTGAAGGAGAACATGGACTTGTACATGTTAAACCCCTGCAGCACTAAAATCTG GTTCATTATTGAGCTCTGTGAGCCCATCCAGTTGAAGCAGTTGGACATTGCTAATTTTGAGCTTTTCTCCTCCACCCCTAAAGACTTTCTCGTCTCTATCAGCGATCg GTACCCGACAAATAAGTGGTCAAAGCTGGGAACCTTTCACGCCAGGGACGAACGCACGGTTCAGAGCTTCCCATTGGACGAGCATCTTTACGCTAAATACATGAAG ATGTTCACCAAGTACATAAAG gtgGAGCTGGTCTCTCACTTCGGTTCGGAACATTTCTGTCCCCTGAGTCTCATAAG ggTGTTCGGAACAAGCATGGTGGAAGAGTATGAGATCGCTGATCCTCCAGAGAGACCAGAAGATCAGGACGATGATCTAG ATTATCCTCCTGGGAGTGTACCTGGAGAAGACAAGTCCAAGAATCTGATTGGATCAGCGAAAG ATGCCATTTTCAACATGGTGAAGGACTTTGCTGTTGTCCTTGGAGGTAATCAGGAGACGACAG GCAACCTTTCATCTCAAGATGTGAACATAAGTGAACAATCACAACAACCTGAAACTGCCACGGAAACTTCGACCGCTGACCTTGAGTCTGT TCCAAACGCTGCAGACATGCAGGGTTTAACAGACTCTTCTGCTCCAGACACATCAACTACTGAGAACTGTGAAGAAAAGCTCCCCCTAGTGGAGGACAAAATTGTCATTCCATTgggaaaagaagaggaagaatcGATCACCTCGACAATCATTCTCCTTGacaaggaggaggagctggaagacgACAAGAAGGATAATCAGAAACGggatggagaaaacatggaatacTGCGCTGTGCGTTCTTCCTCTTGTTCCTGCACGACTTCTTTCCAGGAGTTTCTCCGGCAGCAGTGTTCAGCTTCCCTGTCCAAAAAGAGGACTTGCCAAACAGTGGACATAGTTGAAACAATTCCCTCCGTCGTGACGCCCTCTGCCCCGCCCTCCTCCTCTGCCCAACCCGAGCCTCAGCCTCATCCCGGCGAGGCGGATCAGTCCGATGAGACAGACGCAGcctctgagctgcagccagATCGAGACGAGACAGACGCGGAGGCGGCACCGCCTTCAGAGAACCCAGAGGGATCCGTGTCCGAGCACAACGATCTGGAGCCCAGTCAGATCCCGATCCTCCCCGCGCCCAGCGCCACCGAGTCTTCATCTGCCAAAGCCACGCCTGTCGTAGAAACGCCGGACGTCTCCTCTGAGGAACCAAAGCAGCAGTCGGGGCCTGAAAAGAGCCAGGACATGTCGGCAGAGGAGAAACTCGTCGAGCCTTCGCTCTCTCTGAGCGGCAGCTCTGCGGAGGTGAAACCCAGCGTCTCAGCAGATAACGATCCAACGGAGGAAAAGCCCAATGTCGTCCCCGCACAGGAGGAAACCAGTGCCTCCAATGAAACTCAGGATAACCTCAATCTGACTCCAGTTTCCTCATCCGCTTCTTCAAAGAACCAGGTTGAGCTGCCGGAGAGTCTCCCCACCTTGTCTGAGGTTCCTCCTATGGTGGCAGACATGACCGCAGAACCCGAACCCGCCCCCAGTCCCATCACTGACGCCAAAACGGACGTTCCGGCGGAAGAATTCCCAGTTCCATCGGGCGGCCAAGACCAGCTGTTTCGTCCTTCTGTTCCGACCAGCACTTCTCCTACCTCACCGTCTCTTTTAGACATTTACGCAGAGCCCTTTAACGGTACGGAGCAAAATGGAAACCAGGTGCACGGTTCCAGCCAGAAGGAGTCGGTCTTCATGAGACTTAACAACCGAATCAAGGCGCTAGAGGTGAACATGTCCCTTAGCGGGCGCTACCTGGAGCAGCTTAGCCAGAG GTATCGGAAGCAGATGGAGGAGATGCAAAGAGCTTTCAACAAAACCATCGTTAAGCTCCAAAACACATCCAGAATAGCAGAGGAGCAG GACCTGCGTCAGACTGAATCCATTCAGTTGCTGCAGGGCCAGCTGGAGAACGTGACTCAGCTGGTTCTCAACCTGTCTGTCCGAGTCAGCCAGCTGCAGAATGAG GTGTCCGACAGGCAGAATTACCTGCTGCTCTCTCTcgtgttgtgtgtgtgtctcgGCATTTTGCTGTGCGTCAACCACGTCCGCATCGCCGTTCGTCCCACCGCAGATCCAGAACCACCCAGCACCAAAAGTCCCACCTACTGCAGTCCCGAAAG GAAGTATCCTCCCTGCGATGAGATGGGATTAAAAAGGAGGGCATCTTATCCACTCGTAAACTCTGAGacatttcagttggccaacGCTGAAG gaaTGCTGCACGCCGAGGAAAACAGCAGTCTTTGTCCAGCGAACAGAAAG AGGCGGCGACGTAAGCTGAAACCTCCAGACCGGGTGGAGACGCTGAAGCCCTATTTTCAGTCCGCTCCCGAACTGTGCAACGGAGCCGTCGGACGTAGCCGCGGAGACGTGACCGCGCACGCCGCGCCGCTCATAAAACATTTGCTCCAGCCCGTGTTCAGGGACTCGCCGTCGGAGGGAAGCTCCGAAGGGTCCTCTCAGTCCGACGACCCGTCTTTCTGCGGCATCACGTCGGCCTGCTCCAGGATCTGCGACGGGCTCCCTCCGGTGAAAACCCGAGCAGAAAAACGGGCGCTAAGACGCAGGCGTCTGAAGCCCGCCTGCGCCGTGGTGGACTTGCTTCACGCTCCTCGGAGGGACGGTAACGAGCCGGCGCCCGTCACTTTGCAGGACATCATCGTCAACAAAAAGACGGAGCACAACTCCGGTCCGTTGGTTGCGATCCCAGGTCCTGTCTGA
- the LOC122841469 gene encoding SUN domain-containing ossification factor-like isoform X6: MKMTQLLWRSVSVWLCIAVLFCRCVSCYAGSTEPQPEAQNHASSQDFQSTEDSGDPDPNEKNEDVWSLPENGKLSGDHQHNGEQLTQEVEHAEAVGSEETTEEAEPEEDGRLSQPERNPERQQAETSGSEEPDSEPPPLPTNSLSVISAPYKDDPNVNSVHMVTTNSDGSEAAAPEVTDFDLLPVDCEEEEEEDNPYDGSSPPVVLENTSNAHTTGTKAEVAPPLSPPSSKHLEANASHMLKEQDLSSPVSADTDSTASGKDPEDIPTFDEWKRKMMEVEKEKTLSTHTSNNGGSHTVKKVQKNFHNYASVECGAKLLGANPEAKSTSAILKENMDLYMLNPCSTKIWFIIELCEPIQLKQLDIANFELFSSTPKDFLVSISDRYPTNKWSKLGTFHARDERTVQSFPLDEHLYAKYMKMFTKYIKVELVSHFGSEHFCPLSLIRVFGTSMVEEYEIADPPERPEDQDDDLDYPPGSVPGEDKSKNLIGSAKDAIFNMVKDFAVVLGGNQETTGNLSSQDVNISEQSQQPETATETSTADLESVPNAADMQGLTDSSAPDTSTTENCEEKLPLVEDKIVIPLGKEEEESITSTIILLDKEEELEDDKKDNQKRDGENMEYCAVRSSSCSCTTSFQEFLRQQCSASLSKKRTCQTVDIVETIPSVVTPSAPPSSSAQPEPQPHPGEADQSDETDAASELQPDRDETDAEAAPPSENPEGSVSEHNDLEPSQIPILPAPSATESSSAKATPVVETPDVSSEEPKQQSGPEKSQDMSAEEKLVEPSLSLSGSSAEVKPSVSADNDPTEEKPNVVPAQEETSASNETQDNLNLTPVSSSASSKNQVELPESLPTLSEVPPMVADMTAEPEPAPSPITDAKTDVPAEEFPVPSGGQDQLFRPSVPTSTSPTSPSLLDIYAEPFNGTEQNGNQVHGSSQKESVFMRLNNRIKALEVNMSLSGRYLEQLSQRYRKQMEEMQRAFNKTIVKLQNTSRIAEEQDLRQTESIQLLQGQLENVTQLVLNLSVRVSQLQNEVSDRQNYLLLSLVLCVCLGILLCVNHVRIAVRPTADPEPPSTKSPTYCSPERKYPPCDEMGLKRRASYPLVNSETFQLANAEGEIIKECCTPRKTAVFVQRTERGGDVS; encoded by the exons ATGAAGATGACACAACTGTTGTGGCGAAGTGTGTCAGTGTGGCTATGTATAGCTGTACTCTTTTG CAGGTGCGTTAGTTGCTACGCGGGATCCACGGAGCCACAGCCAGAGGCTCAGAATCATGCGTCCTCCCAGGACTTCCAGTCGACGGAGGACTCAGGGGATCCAGACCCAAATGAGAAG AATGAAGACGTCTGGAGTTTACCTGAAAACGGGAAGCTGTCTGGAGATCATCAGCATAACGGAGAACAGCTGACACAAGAAGTGGAACATGCTGAG GCCGTTGGATCAGAGGAGACGACTGAAGAAGCAGAGCCGGAGGAAGACGGGAGGCTTTCGCAACCCGAGCGGAACCCTGAACGTCAACAAGCAGAAACATCTGGATCCGAAGAGCCGGATTCTGAACCGCCACCGCTTCCCACGAACTCCCTGTCTGTTATTTCTGCTCCATACAAAGATGATCCCAACGTAAACAGCGTCCACATGGTCACCACAAACAG TGATGGATCTGAAGCAGCTGCACCTGAGGTCACCGACTTCGACCTGCTTCCAGTCGactgtgaagaagaagaagaggaggacaaCCCATACGATGGCAG CAGCCCTCCAGTAGTGCTGGAGAACACCTCCAATGCGCACACCACAGGTACTAAAGCCGAAGTGGCCCCCCCTCTGAGTCCTCCCAGCAGTAAGCATCTGGAAGCCAACGCGTCGCACATGCTGAAAGAGCAG GACTTGAGCTCCCCTGTCAGCGCCGACACGGACTCCACTGCGAGCGGCAAAGACCCCGAGGACATCCCCACTTTTGACGAGTGGAAGCGGAAGATGATGGAAGTGGAGAAAGAGAAGA CTCTGTCCACTCACACCTCTAACAACGGAGGGTCTCATACGGTGAAAAAAGTCCAGAAGAACTTCCATAACTACGCCTCGGTAGAGTGCGGGGCCAAGTTACTCGGTGCTAACCCAGAGGCGAAG AGCACTTCGGCCATCTTGAAGGAGAACATGGACTTGTACATGTTAAACCCCTGCAGCACTAAAATCTG GTTCATTATTGAGCTCTGTGAGCCCATCCAGTTGAAGCAGTTGGACATTGCTAATTTTGAGCTTTTCTCCTCCACCCCTAAAGACTTTCTCGTCTCTATCAGCGATCg GTACCCGACAAATAAGTGGTCAAAGCTGGGAACCTTTCACGCCAGGGACGAACGCACGGTTCAGAGCTTCCCATTGGACGAGCATCTTTACGCTAAATACATGAAG ATGTTCACCAAGTACATAAAG gtgGAGCTGGTCTCTCACTTCGGTTCGGAACATTTCTGTCCCCTGAGTCTCATAAG ggTGTTCGGAACAAGCATGGTGGAAGAGTATGAGATCGCTGATCCTCCAGAGAGACCAGAAGATCAGGACGATGATCTAG ATTATCCTCCTGGGAGTGTACCTGGAGAAGACAAGTCCAAGAATCTGATTGGATCAGCGAAAG ATGCCATTTTCAACATGGTGAAGGACTTTGCTGTTGTCCTTGGAGGTAATCAGGAGACGACAG GCAACCTTTCATCTCAAGATGTGAACATAAGTGAACAATCACAACAACCTGAAACTGCCACGGAAACTTCGACCGCTGACCTTGAGTCTGT TCCAAACGCTGCAGACATGCAGGGTTTAACAGACTCTTCTGCTCCAGACACATCAACTACTGAGAACTGTGAAGAAAAGCTCCCCCTAGTGGAGGACAAAATTGTCATTCCATTgggaaaagaagaggaagaatcGATCACCTCGACAATCATTCTCCTTGacaaggaggaggagctggaagacgACAAGAAGGATAATCAGAAACGggatggagaaaacatggaatacTGCGCTGTGCGTTCTTCCTCTTGTTCCTGCACGACTTCTTTCCAGGAGTTTCTCCGGCAGCAGTGTTCAGCTTCCCTGTCCAAAAAGAGGACTTGCCAAACAGTGGACATAGTTGAAACAATTCCCTCCGTCGTGACGCCCTCTGCCCCGCCCTCCTCCTCTGCCCAACCCGAGCCTCAGCCTCATCCCGGCGAGGCGGATCAGTCCGATGAGACAGACGCAGcctctgagctgcagccagATCGAGACGAGACAGACGCGGAGGCGGCACCGCCTTCAGAGAACCCAGAGGGATCCGTGTCCGAGCACAACGATCTGGAGCCCAGTCAGATCCCGATCCTCCCCGCGCCCAGCGCCACCGAGTCTTCATCTGCCAAAGCCACGCCTGTCGTAGAAACGCCGGACGTCTCCTCTGAGGAACCAAAGCAGCAGTCGGGGCCTGAAAAGAGCCAGGACATGTCGGCAGAGGAGAAACTCGTCGAGCCTTCGCTCTCTCTGAGCGGCAGCTCTGCGGAGGTGAAACCCAGCGTCTCAGCAGATAACGATCCAACGGAGGAAAAGCCCAATGTCGTCCCCGCACAGGAGGAAACCAGTGCCTCCAATGAAACTCAGGATAACCTCAATCTGACTCCAGTTTCCTCATCCGCTTCTTCAAAGAACCAGGTTGAGCTGCCGGAGAGTCTCCCCACCTTGTCTGAGGTTCCTCCTATGGTGGCAGACATGACCGCAGAACCCGAACCCGCCCCCAGTCCCATCACTGACGCCAAAACGGACGTTCCGGCGGAAGAATTCCCAGTTCCATCGGGCGGCCAAGACCAGCTGTTTCGTCCTTCTGTTCCGACCAGCACTTCTCCTACCTCACCGTCTCTTTTAGACATTTACGCAGAGCCCTTTAACGGTACGGAGCAAAATGGAAACCAGGTGCACGGTTCCAGCCAGAAGGAGTCGGTCTTCATGAGACTTAACAACCGAATCAAGGCGCTAGAGGTGAACATGTCCCTTAGCGGGCGCTACCTGGAGCAGCTTAGCCAGAG GTATCGGAAGCAGATGGAGGAGATGCAAAGAGCTTTCAACAAAACCATCGTTAAGCTCCAAAACACATCCAGAATAGCAGAGGAGCAG GACCTGCGTCAGACTGAATCCATTCAGTTGCTGCAGGGCCAGCTGGAGAACGTGACTCAGCTGGTTCTCAACCTGTCTGTCCGAGTCAGCCAGCTGCAGAATGAG GTGTCCGACAGGCAGAATTACCTGCTGCTCTCTCTcgtgttgtgtgtgtgtctcgGCATTTTGCTGTGCGTCAACCACGTCCGCATCGCCGTTCGTCCCACCGCAGATCCAGAACCACCCAGCACCAAAAGTCCCACCTACTGCAGTCCCGAAAG GAAGTATCCTCCCTGCGATGAGATGGGATTAAAAAGGAGGGCATCTTATCCACTCGTAAACTCTGAGacatttcagttggccaacGCTGAAGGTGAGATTATCAAG gaaTGCTGCACGCCGAGGAAAACAGCAGTCTTTGTCCAGCGAACAGAAAG AGGCGGCGACGTAAGCTGA